TCGGGTTGGGATTATCCGCCGCCTTTTTAAGCGGTGAATTACTCCAGCCGAACAGCTTTTTGATGCCGTATATGACCAGGAGTACGGTAGGCAGCAGTACAAAGAATGCCAGTATTACCTGTATCCCGATAAACACATCATTCAATATTTGTAAGAGTGTATTCATGATAGTAGCCGGTTATTTTGGGGCATTGAGCACCTGTTCGTACAGGGCTTCAATTTTTCGCGTCATGCTGTAAATGCTGTAGCGATCGAGGATCGTTTTTACAGCGTTCTTTTGCAGCATCGCGCGGAAGAACTTTTCTGTGTGCAATTTCACGATGGCGTTGGAGAGCAGCTCCGCGTTACGCGGTTCCATCAGCCAGCCATTTTCGAGATGTTTTACAATTTCCCTGGAGCCGTCCACGTTAGTGGCGATAACCGCCTTACCCATGGCCATCGCTTCCAGCAGTCCGATCGGCAGGCCTTCCCAAAGAGACGGCAGGCAATAGATATCGCTGGCATGCAGGATGGCCGGTACGTCGGCCCTGAAAGGCTGGTACACGATATTATCCATGATACCCAGTTCCCTGGCGGCGTCCATCATTTCGTCTTTCAGTTCCCCATCTCCTACTACGAGCAGCGTCATATCCTTTGCTTCCTTTAATGCGCCGGCAAAGCCGCGGATCATCGTAAGCGGATCTTTCTGAATGGTAATACGTGCGATGTAGCTGATCAACGTATGGTGCGCCGGAATGCCCAGCTCCTGGCGGATATCCGGGTAGATGCCTTCAGGATTGAACTTAATCGGATCGATACCATTGTTGATCACCGTAGAGCTGAACTTACCGAAGTGCGTAACACCGGTGCTTTGGTTAGATGCCGATACCGAGATATTATGATTTACCCTGTTAGTGATAAACCGCTCGGACATGACACGCACCTTCTTCTGCACGAATGGCTGATCATCGTGAAATGACCAGCCGTGAATAGTATAAACGATGGGTAGACCTAATGCCTTGGTAGGAATCAGCAGATTACTGGCCGCTCTTGATCCGTGGGCATGTACGAGGTCGATCTGCTCTTTTTTAAGCAGGGCCTTCACCCGTTGCCACTGGCGGATGTCAAAAGCTTTAAGCGATGGGATCACATAATTTTTGATGCCCATTTCGTTCAGCCGGGTAATCATGGGACCATCCGTGAAGGATAGTACAACCGGTTCGAAACGTGATTTGTCCAGTTGCTCTGTAAGCCCCAGTACGTGCGTTTCTCCCCCGCCTACCAAACCCTGACGGATGGTCTGTAAAACTTTTATTTTTTTACTTGTAGCCATTATGCAGGCACTGCTTCGGTCTGCGGCGCTTTACGCTCCCAGCCCTGTGGCAGTTTTTCGTAAATCTCAATGTTTTCAAACTCTTTGCTCTTGCGGGCGCCTACCACTTTAGCCCAGGCAGCCATCTTGGCAATACCTTCAGCCAGGGTTACACCACTGCCTTCGCCGAATACGCCGTGTGCTTTAGCGTGGTCGGAATAAGCGTGCACCACTTCGTTACGGGCAGCCAGGTATTTGATGTTCGGCTCAACACCAAAGTAACCGCTTACCACTTTCGCCAGTTCGTTTACGGTGTAAGGTTTATCCGCACCGATGTTGAACACCTGGTTGTAAGAAGCCGGGATGTCAACAGACTTCGCGATCGGAATAGCTACGTCATCAATGTAAGAGAAGGCACGAGTTTGTTCGCCGTCACCGAAAATGGTGAGCTGCTGGCCCTGCATGATCTGGTTCATGAAAATGCCGATTACGTTACGGTACTTATCGCCAATGTTCTGGTTTTCACCGTATACGTTGTGCGGACGGAATACCACGTAGTTCAGGCCGAACATTTCGTGGGCAGCTTTCAGGTCCAATTCTACCGCGTATTTAGATACACCATATGGATCTTCCGGCTGGGGCACCATATCTTCACGCATTGGCAGCTGGCCTGCGCCATATACCGCGATAGAAGAGGTGAACACGAAACATTTTACTTTATGTTTGATAGACTCGTTGATCAGGTTGATGCTGCCAATGAGGTTGTTATTGTAGTTGAACCTGCGGATGAAGTGCGACAGACCTTCTGCTGCATAAGCCGCCAGGTGATATACGTAAGTGAATTTGTATTCGGCGAACAGGCTGGTAACCAGCTGATCGTCTACAACAGAACCCTGAACGAAGATTGCGCCTTCGGGGATGTGATCTTCAAAACCACCGCTCAGGTCGTCCAGTACTACTACTTTATGACCAGCCGCCAAACAATGTTTTACCACGTGAGATCCAATAAATCCGGCACCTCCGGTAACTAAAGATGTAATCATATCAATTCAATTTTACGAAACAGGTGAATAACTTGAGTTTGTCACGTTCCAGAAAGTACCTCTCAGGAATGACTTTAAATGTTTGAACTGGCCTCTTACTGTGTACTTCAGCACCGATTTCGGGAAAGTAAACGCAGAGAAGAACAGCGTGAAGGATATCAATTGCAGCGGATTGGTGTTCCGGCGCATGTATAATATCCTGTTGCGGGTGTGGTAGTACGCTTTGATCGCACTTTCCTTACCCATGGTGATAGACTCTTTATGATAAATAAGCCCGTCAGCCACATATAATATTTTATAGCCGGCGCGGATGATCCTGGCCGACCAGTCAGATTCTTCGTAATATATAAAGAACTTATCAGCAAACATACCTACTTTTTCCAGCACTTCCCTTTTTACCAGCATGGCTGCACCGTGTGCGCAGTTTGTTGGACCGGAAATGTTGTACTGTCCCTGGTCTTCCTCGTTGCTGCCTACTGCCGACTGCCTGCCTGTAAACAGGTTCATCGGGTTAAAGCCAGCATACTGGATAACATTAGGGTGAGAGAAGTAACGGATCTTTGGGCAGGTAACGCCAATAGTAGGATCGCTTTCGAAAGGGGCCAGCAGGCGCTCCAGCAAGTCGGGGGTTACCTCGGTGTCGTTGTTCACGATGAACACGAAGTCGCCTTTGGCATGTTTCATACCAAAGTTGTTACCGCCGGTAAAACCGAGATTTTCTTTGCTGAGCAGGACCTTTACATTGGGATAGTTGCCCGCTTCGATCTGCGCCGTTGGGTCTTCTTTCGAGGCATTGTCTACAACGATGGTCTCAAAGTTCTTGTAAGTCAGGTGTTTAGTTGACTCCAGGAACTCGCAGGTGATGCCCGTTTGGTTGTAGTTCAATGTGATCAGCGACACTAACGGTTCTGAACGTAGTTTCATGGTAGTATTCCTTGTGTTGTGTATTCGGTGTATTCGAAATTAATAATATCGGGTTATCTTAAACGTTGTCTTTCTGAATGAGGGCTTTCGGCGTTTGTGCCATGATCCACATATCATACATGAAAGAGTATTTTTCGGCATAGTCTATATCCAAACCTATACGCTCATTTACGCTCATCTCTTTTTGTCCTCTTTTCTTGATCTGCCACAGGCCGGTAAGACCAGCCGGGGCATTGAAACGACCGGCATACTGATCAGTCGTAAGGGTAGCCGCTTCGTACAGAGGTAAAGGCCTGTTACCAACCAGCGACATATCTCCCTTAATTACGTTCAGCAGCTGCGGCAATTCGTCGAGGCTGGTGTTACGCAGGAAGGCGCCGAGTTTAGTTACGCGTGGGTCGTTGCTCAGTTTAAAGAACACCGGACCTTTTTCTGTTTCGGCTGTGTCGTACTGGTTCAGGTGGCTCAGTTCCTGTACCTTTTTATCGGCATCCGCACACATGGTACGGAATTTATAAAATTTGAACACCTTGTAGCGACTGCCGGCCCTTTTGGAAATATAAAAGATGGGGCCTTTTGATTCTAATTTGATGGCAACGGCTATGACAGCAAGTACCGGGCTGAGCGCCATTAACGCTGTACCGGCGGCAGTGATGTCTACAAGGCGTTTCAATAAATAGTTAACATCTTTTCCTTCATACCAGGGATGGTTCCCTTTTTTCGCATGGTCGGCCTTGGTGCTCAGTTGCCTGAACTTCCGGGCGAATTGCAGCTTCATGTTGAAGTCCGCAGCCGTGGTAGCAGGTGTGATGATATCATCGATGCCGCCCAGGCGCGCGTATTGTTGTTTCTCGCCTGCAGACAAACCTTCTGTATACAGGAAGAAAGGTATCTTACGGAAATGCTTGTTCTGTTGCAGGAACTGCAACAGGCCCTGGAGTTCAGGTGCTGATTGCTGCAGGTGGCAAATAATGTATGCCGGGGTGATGCTATTCTGTAACTTATCCTTCAACACTTTCCTTGCATTCACCGCCGTAGTGGCAATCACGGTCTCTTCCTCCTGACGGGGGAAGAAATGTTTCTGAAAAGAGCTGTCGCCGATAAACAGCGCAAACCTCATCAGGCTGTCAGACGGAAGGGAAATCATTGTCGCCAGCGGTTTCCTCTTCTGGTCTTGTAGGTGTAATGGTACGTTATAAAGCATAAACAAACAGGGGTTTTACAATTAAACAATTACATATTACCGTTCGCGGCTTACGCTATTACTACATCGGCCGGCGCATGTATATGTTTATTGACAGATTCGAGCAACTTGATCGGATCGAATGGTTTGCGCAGGAAGTCGGAGATTTTATACTCCAGATCGTGCCCCATTGTTTCCTTTGTGTCCGAACCTGTGAGGACAATAACAGGGATATCATCGTACAACACATTTCCATTCAGATATCTCACCAGTTCCCATCCATCTATATTTGGCATTTGAATATCTGTGATAATCAAATCAGGCCTGTTTCCTTTTGAAAGCCACATCATCGCCGTTAATCCATCCGGTGCCGAGAAAACCCTGTACTGCTTGCCCAGTATGGACTCCAGCAAAAAGCGGATCGGCGCGCTATCATCAATAATCAGTATTGTCTTTTTCATCTTCTTCTTTTTTCCTAATTAAAAACTACTTGTTTCGAAAGGGGATAAAACGAAGGTTGCCGGTACTCTTTTTTCGATTACACAAAAGCAACTACAACGGATAATCCAAATCCGATTTTTCCAGGATAAGGCCAGGATCAATTCCCGGCGCCTTTACCGCAAAACTTAGTAAAAGCCAGTTTTTTTATTAGGTTCCTCCAGGGGGTTAAATTATTAGTGGAACATTGCGTTCCAGGAAATTCAAAGGAAGATGGTCAGAAAGGATATATTTATTTTAATTGACTGCGTAAAAATATTAACAAAACTTGAACTTTACAAATGTTGTTAACCGAATTAACAAAAAGAACTTGCTTCTTTCTAAAATTACGTACTTCTACGCGTAGTCGTGCCTGTTTAACTGAACGCAAAATTATAATAACTGTAAATTCATAATATAAGAGAATTGGTAAATGGTTAAATTTTCCTCGTAAGCGTCAATT
This genomic interval from Chitinophaga horti contains the following:
- a CDS encoding sugar transferase, translating into MLYNVPLHLQDQKRKPLATMISLPSDSLMRFALFIGDSSFQKHFFPRQEEETVIATTAVNARKVLKDKLQNSITPAYIICHLQQSAPELQGLLQFLQQNKHFRKIPFFLYTEGLSAGEKQQYARLGGIDDIITPATTAADFNMKLQFARKFRQLSTKADHAKKGNHPWYEGKDVNYLLKRLVDITAAGTALMALSPVLAVIAVAIKLESKGPIFYISKRAGSRYKVFKFYKFRTMCADADKKVQELSHLNQYDTAETEKGPVFFKLSNDPRVTKLGAFLRNTSLDELPQLLNVIKGDMSLVGNRPLPLYEAATLTTDQYAGRFNAPAGLTGLWQIKKRGQKEMSVNERIGLDIDYAEKYSFMYDMWIMAQTPKALIQKDNV
- a CDS encoding glycosyltransferase family 2 protein, which encodes MKLRSEPLVSLITLNYNQTGITCEFLESTKHLTYKNFETIVVDNASKEDPTAQIEAGNYPNVKVLLSKENLGFTGGNNFGMKHAKGDFVFIVNNDTEVTPDLLERLLAPFESDPTIGVTCPKIRYFSHPNVIQYAGFNPMNLFTGRQSAVGSNEEDQGQYNISGPTNCAHGAAMLVKREVLEKVGMFADKFFIYYEESDWSARIIRAGYKILYVADGLIYHKESITMGKESAIKAYYHTRNRILYMRRNTNPLQLISFTLFFSAFTFPKSVLKYTVRGQFKHLKSFLRGTFWNVTNSSYSPVS
- a CDS encoding glycosyltransferase family 4 protein, which translates into the protein MATSKKIKVLQTIRQGLVGGGETHVLGLTEQLDKSRFEPVVLSFTDGPMITRLNEMGIKNYVIPSLKAFDIRQWQRVKALLKKEQIDLVHAHGSRAASNLLIPTKALGLPIVYTIHGWSFHDDQPFVQKKVRVMSERFITNRVNHNISVSASNQSTGVTHFGKFSSTVINNGIDPIKFNPEGIYPDIRQELGIPAHHTLISYIARITIQKDPLTMIRGFAGALKEAKDMTLLVVGDGELKDEMMDAARELGIMDNIVYQPFRADVPAILHASDIYCLPSLWEGLPIGLLEAMAMGKAVIATNVDGSREIVKHLENGWLMEPRNAELLSNAIVKLHTEKFFRAMLQKNAVKTILDRYSIYSMTRKIEALYEQVLNAPK
- a CDS encoding NAD-dependent epimerase/dehydratase family protein — protein: MITSLVTGGAGFIGSHVVKHCLAAGHKVVVLDDLSGGFEDHIPEGAIFVQGSVVDDQLVTSLFAEYKFTYVYHLAAYAAEGLSHFIRRFNYNNNLIGSINLINESIKHKVKCFVFTSSIAVYGAGQLPMREDMVPQPEDPYGVSKYAVELDLKAAHEMFGLNYVVFRPHNVYGENQNIGDKYRNVIGIFMNQIMQGQQLTIFGDGEQTRAFSYIDDVAIPIAKSVDIPASYNQVFNIGADKPYTVNELAKVVSGYFGVEPNIKYLAARNEVVHAYSDHAKAHGVFGEGSGVTLAEGIAKMAAWAKVVGARKSKEFENIEIYEKLPQGWERKAPQTEAVPA
- a CDS encoding response regulator, which codes for MKKTILIIDDSAPIRFLLESILGKQYRVFSAPDGLTAMMWLSKGNRPDLIITDIQMPNIDGWELVRYLNGNVLYDDIPVIVLTGSDTKETMGHDLEYKISDFLRKPFDPIKLLESVNKHIHAPADVVIA